A single window of Sebastes umbrosus isolate fSebUmb1 chromosome 16, fSebUmb1.pri, whole genome shotgun sequence DNA harbors:
- the ctage5 gene encoding transport and Golgi organization protein 1 homolog isoform X2 — MAFNTILWGAGIVLGILPQLNLGLLSDYKICGDPECESMMSRVQAVRDHHGADCRFLSFRRGNTILVYHKLTGKREDLWAGSIDRQFGYFPKDAVQEEQVYATMERAVETQKSDFFCMDESGYPIDSSHLDDDDDDDDDQKIQNQGSETTQTAPYTDDTNAEGPSTSEDPSTESPVSAQEADGISAEEDENKNVGDALKEPQEIPAAPNEQGGSAPSTWLGSSVTGWLGLAKEEEAGSLAEGEKKDERKEMQAEASVASSVTGWLGFGREAKPDDAVKSREEEGETADSYVSTMTGWLGYGGEKKTDNSAEKGQDEEREDDEEPAETFRSRRMSLDLEGSQLHEEEKKEMGTLDWLGNGLSSTLGFGLTNQESGHETTPERQAKETIQEEEGQPASGSWLDMGIGDMLGFGKDKSEVEESEGSGFKETEEDKTLEELTGSENDTSQSQPVLIEEVRTETSNESKVDETPKDQNADSNNSDIGTSDSRRDSVLPEDAAYKVDLKDISQAVGGMSSMLNSSKEEEEYNVSDDHKKEKKVLDEGRSAEMEGQDHQMPKTAENEGEDNNREPGEDKMKTERDMDQDFFTQFDNNLGPDLSSVGKVEEDKTEDVDVGEVEADKTEDVNVGEVEEDKTEDVDVGKVEEDKTEDVDEGEVEEDKTEDVDVGEVEEDKTEDVDVGEVEEDKTEDVVEEGAQILNQINYTEESTDTSVATGASSDDREGEGNNAGTEFSTTQTDDSAGESGQSLLSSGTAVERNEPISNEDDILPAHSVETSVDHSDSVAVIDDNTETGTRQGQLGQQGEGSSQEFGASHSTNRSTESMSENASEEDRRTFSTSESTTQIENNADQDSTVSQREATQKDGDGHELTEAVKDTEKDSDEISLQPVQTETTGFGKYIVNENGLKSAIGSETETQTDEVEESKDEEKQGEIEELKEEGKQQEVEDLKEEMEEEKQQQMRVIKEEGKQEEVQELKEEKKQEEMEELKEQEKQQEMREIKEEGRQEGVEELKEEEMEKLKEEEIEEEMEEVNEGTKQQEELKEEDKQDKVKELKKEEKQEGVKELKEEGKQEDVEELKEEEMEKSKEEEIKEEMEEVNEGTKQQEELKEEEKQEEVKQLKAEEIKDEMEEINEGTKQQEELKEEKKEEEVKELKKEEKVEEVKELKEEEIKDEMEEIKEEKKQQDELKEEEKQEEVKQLKAEEIKDEMDEINEGTKQQEELKEEKTEEVKELKEEEKKEEVKELKEEEKQQEIEELKEENSLHYLSQKDTDSPESESNEIETQDESSSESVFSEKSTQTQKSQTENPQMEENNKQEEVEDEMKQEVEEKQEMENVEGERRNKEEERSINKCSNELCPQASEDRLMRDGEGNDSADRLSSIDEGTGKQDAVAVKDQMLADRTGVGQTVPVESMEKDEDGIQEEEKDEGGTEGGMEDSISSSDLVESQAVISEQTLLSGGDNKGRAESESGGTFGLFQSAFSYFRSPITETEASTEPTQSLDCNTGETSQASLPPEQELDSTTDSSQVYVQDLHTDSPVTVSQQQPSFTDTQTSSPSPTQTHSEPKHLTKHYKNLLAHMNADETDVLTELLGRHKLQFLDYILGSSETTTRDPDNDKLILLDIERLLRYHRETLVAPSMKLSDAPREDKDKTRALIALQKLEMLLERVRETFNTAEASCVGESCSTHGEDQGTDTEEDSSVGNDTPRDEWMGEDKEKDRVTEEERKGEKGKRSEEEERASSESHPHIQPGSPRPPEGVVKQILDFVHQIAEETTTHVHAVRELLIWLTVQVVSSLPDDIRPGPDLYGVPWEPVIFSSVVGLVTMLLFTCRCYSSVKSRMYSSKERWMAEQVAQLLDEKCKVLETLSKCQQEHDDLENSLRDSGVLAQTQKTEQLEVKARQLGHAKREMDRDLEQLKDQLDQQREYRTEQENRIAGLEESMKTFEEETKDLQSQEEQAQTTLKVYNMNCDRLQRNLETAGEENTLLQESNAQLRQQVEGWAERVSELEAEMSRCEISHSGMLQDVANKDERITSLTDRLLRMKAWDSDLEEEGGEEGGEKETSNGTAGRGEANGRGDIMDTQGHLQKVQKLIYAAKLNADLKSVDEDKDRLFAKLNDEVKAKEDLQVSIKEMDNEKVSLQSDTEQYADQVQRLQQKLHIMTEMYQENELKLHRLLTVEEKERIQKEEKLNKADKNIALAMEELSNYRQRAGEMEEELEKTKQSYQTQISAHEKKAHNNWLAARAAERDLADIRRENALFRQKLTDTQFKLDALDKDPYALDSLARPLPFRAERSPYGPSPLGRPASETRAFLSPPTLMDGPPARLSPRVSRGPMEPPGGQGELERSGGPHSDSGSISPTWERDRRGPPPGPPGPPGPLGHPGYMFPEPGGPMYRRPPPGPLGHLPPGSLPPGPLHPRGLPPGPPHPADMADGSYRENNLGPGEQELRESGPGDRRTPPESDPRMGGGPPMGPMGPMGPMDGPFPRRAPYGPPPPDFYGPRGPGGPPMMPMWAPPPPGMMFPPRFPSGGPSLPPHYGPPMRHPLPDGHPHRHMGPPQQSLPFPPHSRSPEEHTPSPEDAI, encoded by the exons ATGGCTTTTAACACAATCCTGTGGGGTGCAGGCATAGTTTTGGGGATTTTACCTCAATTAAATCTGGGATTGCTGTCTGACTACAAGATCTGTGGAGATCCTGAGTGTGAAA gcatgATGAGCAGAGTGCAGGCCGTCAGGGACCACCATGGTGCGGACTGCCGTTTCCTGAGCTTCAGACGAGGAAACACCATTTTGGTTTACCACAAACTGACCGGGAAGAGGGAAGACCTCTGGGCAGGCAGT ATTGACAGACAGTTTGGCTATTTCCCAAAGGATGCAGTGCAAGAGGAGCAGGTTTATGCTACGATGGAGAGAGCAGTGGAAACACAG AAATCTGATTTCTTCTGTATGGATGAGTCTGGTTACCCCATTGACTCCAGTCATCtggacgatgatgatgatgatgatgatgatcagaAAATCCAGAACCAGGGGTCAGAAACCACCCAAACTGCTCCATACACCGATGACACAAACGCTGAAGGTCCTTCAACATCTGAAGATCCCTCTACAGAATCTCCAGTTTCAGCACAGGAAGCTGACGGCATATCGGCAGAAGAGGACGAAAACAAAAATGTTGGTGACGCTCTCAAGGAACCACAGGAGATTCCCGCGGCTCCGAACGAACAAGGTGGGTCTGCCCCCTCTACCTGGCTTGGTTCTTCAGTGACAGGATGGTTAGGTCTAGCTAAAGAGGAAGAGGCTGGCAGTTTggcagaaggagagaaaaaagatgaGAGGAAAGAGATGCAGGCCGAAGCTTCTGTCGCTTCTTCAGTGACGGGATGGCTGGGGTTTGGAAGAGAAGCAAAACCTGATGATGCTGTgaaaagcagagaagaagaaggagaaactGCTGATTCTTACGTTTCAACCATGACTGGGTGGCTTGGCTatggaggggagaaaaaaacagataattCGGCAGAGAAAGGGcaagatgaagagagagaagatgacgaagaaccagcagagacattcAGGAGCAGGAGGATGTCTCTGGACCTAGAAGGCAGCCAATTAcatgaagaggagaagaaagagatggGGACATTGGATTGGCTAGGAAACGGATTGTCAAGCACGCTGGGGTTTGGCCTGACCAATCAGGAGTCGGGGCATGAGACAACACCTGAAAGACAGGCCAAGGAGACAATCCAGGAGGAGGAAGGACAGCCAGCATCTGGTTCTTGGTTGGATATGGGGATCGGGGACATGTTAGGCTTCGGGAAAGACAAGAGTGAAGTTGAGGAGAGTGAAGGAAGTGGTTTTAAGGAGACAGAAGAGGACAAAACCTTAGAAGAACTGACAGGTTCAGAGAATGATACCAGTCAATCTCAACCAGTACTGATAGAGGAGGTGAGGACAGAAACTAGCAATGAATCAAAGGTGGATGAAACTCCAAAAGACCAGAATGCTGACAGTAATAATAGTGATATAGGTACTTCAGACAGTAGGAGGGATAGTGTCTTACCTGAAGACGCAGCATACAAGGTCGATCTAAAAGATATTTCTCAGGCTGTAGGTGGAATGTCTTCAATGCTCAACAGCAgtaaggaggaagaggaatatAATGTTTCAGATGATcacaagaaagagaaaaaggtcCTAGATGAGGGAAGATCTGCTGAAATGGAGGGTCAAGATCATCAGATGCCCAAAACAGCAGAAAATGAAGGTGAGGATAATAACAGAGAGCCAGGagaagacaaaatgaaaactgaAAGAGACATGGATCAGGATTTTTTTACACAATTTGACAACAATTTAGGGCCTGACTTAAGTTCTGTAGGCAAGGTTGAGGAGGACAAAACCGAGGACGTGGATGTAGGCGAG GTTGAGGCGGACAAAACCGAGGACGTGAATGTAGGTGAGGTTGAGGAGGACAAAACAGAGGACGTGGATGTAGGCAAGGTTGAGGAGGACAAAACAGAGGACGTGGATGAAGGCGAGGTTGAGGAGGACAAAACCGAGGACGTGGATGTAGGCGAGGTTGAGGAGGACAAAACAGAGGACGTGGATGTAGGCGAGGTTGAGGAGGACAAAACGGAGGACGTGGTTGAGGAAGGTGCCCAGATCCTAAATCAGATCAATTACACAGAAGAATCCACCGATACATCTGTTGCAACTGGTGCTAGTAGTGATGATCGTGAAGGTGAAGGGAATAATGCAGGGACAGAATTTTCCACGACTCAGACTGATGACTCAGCAGGAGAGAGCGGTCAGTCTTTGTTGTCATCGGGCACAGCTGTGGAGAGAAATGAACCGATCTCCAATGAGGATGACATTTTACCTGCTCACAGTGTAGAAACCAGTGTTGATCACTCAGATTCAGTAGCTGTGATTGACGATAACACAGAAACAGGGACACGTCAGGGACAGTTAGGACAGCAGGGGGAGGGCAGCTCTCAGGAGTTTGGAGCATCCCATTCTACCAATAGAAGTACTGAATCTATGTCTGAAAATGCCTCAGAGGAGGACAGAAGAACGTTTTCCACTAGTGAGAGCACAACACAgatagaaaacaatgcagatCAGGACTCAACCGTGTCTCAACGGGAGGCCACACAAAAGGATGGTGATGGACACGAGCTAACGGAAGCTGTTAAAGACACTGAGAAAGATAGCGACGAAATCAGCCTCCAGCCCGTCCAAACTGAGACAACAGGGTTTGGGAAATAtattgtgaatgaaaacggtCTAAAGTCAGCTATAGGCTCTGAAACTGAGACTCAGACTGATGAAGTGGAAGAGTCAAAGGACGAGGAAAAGCAGGGGGAGATAGAAGAGTTAAAAGAGGAGGGGAAacagcaggaggtggaggactTAAAAGAGGAGATGGAAGAGGAGAAACAGCAGCAAATGAGGGTGATAAAGGAAGAGGGGAAacaggaggaggtgcaggagttaaaggaggagaagaagcaggaggagatgGAAGAGTTAAAGGAACAGGAGAAACAACAGGAAATGAGGGAGATAAAGGAAGAGGGGAGACAGGAGGGGgtggaggagttaaaggaggaggagatggaaaagttaaaggaagaggagatagaagaggagatggaggaggtaAATGAGGGGACGAAACAGCAGGAAGAGTTAAAGGAAGAGGACAAACAGGACAAAGTGAAGGAAttaaagaaggaggagaaacagGAGGGAGTGAAGGAGTTAAAGGAAGAGGGGAAACAGGAGGATgtggaggagttaaaggaggaggagatggaaaagtcaaaggaagaggagataaaagaggagatggaggaggtaAATGAGGGGACGAAACAGCAGGAAGAGttaaaggaagaggagaagcaGGAGGAAGTGAAGCAGTTAAAGGCAGAGGAGATAAAGGATGAGATGGAGGAGATAAATGAGGGGACGAAACAGCAGGAAGAGTtaaaggaagagaagaaagaggaggaagtgaaggagttaaagaaagaggagaaagtggaggaagtgaaggagttaaaggaagaggagataaaggatgagatggaggagataaaggaggagaagaagcagcAGGATGAGttaaaggaagaggagaagcaGGAGGAAGTGAAGCAGCTAAAGGCAGAGGAGATAAAAGATGAGATGGACGAGATAAATGAGGGGACGAAACAGCAGGAAGAGTTAAAGGAAGAGAAGACAGAGGAAGTGAAGGAgttaaaagaagaagagaaaaaggaggaagtgaaggagttgaaggaagaggagaagcaGCAGGAGATAGAAGAGTTAAAAGAGGAAAACAGCCTCCACTATTTATCTCAGAAAGACACTGACAGTCCAGAGTCAGAGAGCAACGAGATAGAGACACAAGATGAGAGCAGCTCAGAATCTGTGTTCTCTGAAAAGTCCACGCAGACTCAAAAGAGTCAGACTGAAAACCCACAGAtggaagaaaataataaacaggaggaggtggaagatGAAATGAAACAGGAGGTTGAGGAAAAGCAGGAGATGGAGAATGTGGAGGgtgagaggaggaacaaagaggaggagaggagcattAATAAATGTTCAAACGAACTCTGTCCTCAAGCTAGCGAAGACAGACTTATGAGGGACGGAGAGGGAAATGATTCTGCTGATAGGTTGAGCTCAATAGATGAAGGGACAGGAAAGCAAGATGCAGTGGCTGTCAAGGATCAGATGTTAGCAGATAGGACAGGAGTGGGTCAGACAGTACCAGTTGAAAGCATGGAGAAAGATGAGGATGGAATacaggaggaagaaaaggatgaaggagggacagagggaggaatgGAGGATTCAATTTCCTCTAGTGACCTCGTTGAAAGCCAGGCTGTGATATCTGAGCAAACTCTTCTGTCTGGTGGCGACAATAAAGGGAGAGCAGAGAGTGAAAGCGGAGGAACATTCGGCCTTTTCCAAAGCGCCTTTAGCTATTTCAGATCGCCCATCACCGAAACTGAGGCGTCCACAGAACCTACCCAAAGTTTGGACTGTAACACAGGCGAGACATCTCAggcctctctccctcctgagcAAGAACTGGATTCAACCACTGATTCAAGTCAGGTTTACGTGCAAGATTTGCACACAGACTCTCCCGTCACCGTGTCACAACAGCAGCCTTCCTTTACAGACACCCAGACATCATCTCCGTCCCCAACGCAGACCCATTCGGAACCAAAACACCTCACTAAACACTACAAGAACCTCCTCGCCCACATGAACGCGGACGAGACGGACGTTTTGACGGAGCTCTTAGGGCGACACAAGCTGCAGTTTTTGGATTACATTTTAGGAAGCTCAGAAACCACGACCCGCGACCCCGATAATGACAAGTTAATATTGTTGGACATAGAAAGACTTCTGCGTTATCACAGGGAGACGCTGGTCGCTCCCAGCATGAAGCTCTCGGATGCACCGCGGGaggacaaagacaagaccaGAGCGCTCATCGCACTCCAGAAGCTAGAAATGCTGCtggaaagagtgagagagacgtTCAACACAG CTGAGGCCAGCTGTGTTGGTGAATCCTGTTCAACTCACGGCGAAGATCAGGGAACGGACACTGAGGAAGATTCCTCTGTAGGCAACGACACTCCAAGAGATGAGTGGATGGGGGAGgataaagagaaagacagagtgactgaggaggagagaaaaggagaaaagggaaaaagaagtgaagaagaagagagagcgTCCTCTGAATCCCATCCTCACATTCAGCCAGGATCACCACGGCCACCGGAAG GGGTGGTGAAGCAGATTCTGGACTTTGTACATCAGATCGCTGAAGAGACGACCACTCATGTTCATGCAGTGCGAGAGCTCCTCATATGGCTTACTGTACAG GTTGTGTCGTCACTGCCGGATGACATCAGACCCGGGCCGGACCTCTACGGCGTGCCATGGGAACCAGTCATCTTCTCCAGTGTGGTGGGGCTCGTGACGATGCTGCTGTTCACCTGTAGATGTTATAGCTCT GTCAAAAGCAGAATGTATAGCA GTAAAGAGCGGTGGATGGCTGAGCAGGTTGCGCAGCTGCTGGATGAGAAGTGTAAAGTTCTTGAGACTCTCAGCAAATGTCAACAAGAG CATGATGACCTGGAGAACTCGCTGAGGGACAGCGGTGTCTTGGCCCAAACTCAAAAGACAGAACAACTGGAG GTCAAAGCAAGACAGTTGGGACATGCCAAAAGAGAGATGGATAGGGATTTGGAACAACTGAAGGATCAACTTGACCAGCAGAGAGAATACAGGACAGAGCAGGAAAACAGG ATAGCGGGGCTAGAAgaaagcatgaaaacatttgaagaagAAACCAAAGACCTCCAGTCACAGGAAGAGCAG GCACAAACCACCCTGAAAGTGTACAATATGAACTGTGACAGACTACAGAGGAATCTGGAAACAGCTGGAGAGGAGAACACACTGCTGCAGGAGAGCAACGCTCAG TTGAGGCAGCAGGTGGAGGGATGGGCAGAAAGAGTGAGTGAGTTGGAGGCAGAGATGAGCCGGTGTGAAATCTCCCACAGCGGGATGCTGCAGGATGTGGCCAACAAGGATGAGCGTATAACG TCCTTGACAGACCGACTGCTGAGGATGAAAGCTTGGGATTCAGACctagaggaggagggaggtgaggaaggaggagagaaggagacgTCTAATGGTAcagcagggagaggagaggcgaATGGAAGAGGAGACATTATGGACACACAAGGCCATCTTCAGAAAGTCcagaaacttatctatgctgcTAAG CTGAATGCAGACCTCAAATCAGTAGATGAAGACAAGGATAGATTATTCGCAAAACTGAACGATGAAGTCAAAGCTAAAGAAGACCTGCAAG TGAGCATTAAGGAGATGGATAATGAGAAAGTATCTCTGCAGTCGGACACTGAGCAATACGCAGATCAG GTCCAAAGATTACAACAGAAACTCCACATTATGACAGAAATGTACCAGGAGAATGAGCTCAAACTACACAG gctgctgacagtggaggagaaggagcgCATTCAGAAAGAAGAGAAGTTAAATAAAGCTGACAAAAACATTGCGTTGGCCATGGAAGAACTCAGCAACTACAG ACAACGagcaggagagatggaggaagagctCGAGAAGACCAAACAGTCTTACCAGACTCAAATATCTGCACACGAGAAGAAAGCACACAATAATTGG CTGGCAGCCCGAGCAGCAGAAAGAGACCTAGCAGACATCAGGAGAGAGAACGCCCTCTTCAGACAGAA gcTGACAGACACGCAGTTTAAACTAGACGCCCTGGACAAAGATCCCTACGCCTTGGACAGCCTGGCTAGACCACTGCCTTTCAGAG CTGAAAGGTCACCATACGGTCCATCTCCTCTGGGTCGACCTGCATCTGAAACCAGAGCCTTCCTGTCTCCTCCTACATTAATGGATGGACCACCTGCTAGACTGTCTCCtagag TGTCTCGTGGTCCAATGGAGCCCCCAGGTGGCCAAggagagctggagcggagtggAGGTCCTCATTCAGACAGTGGCTCAATCTCTCCAACATGGGAGAGAGATCGCAGGGGCCCTCCACCAGGACCGCCCGGGCCCCCCGGGCCCCTAGGACATCCAG GCTACATGTTCCCAGAACCAGGAGGTCCGATGTACAGGAGACCTCCTCCTGGACCTCTGGGCCACTTGCCTCCTGGCTCCCTCCCACCCGGCCCTCTCCATCCTAGGGGTCTCCCCCCAGGACCCCCTCACCCTGCAGACATGGCGG ATGGCTCatatagagaaaacaaccttGGGCCCGGTGAACAGGAACTCAGAGAG TCTGGACCTGGTGATCGAAGGACTCCCCCTGAAAGTGATCCAAGGATGGGGGGCGGACCCCCGATGGGCCCAATGGGCCCCATGGGCCCCATGGACGGTCCCTTTCCTCGTAGAGCCCCCTATGGACCACCACCTCCCGATTTCTACGGTCCCAGGGGACCTGGCGGTCCTCCCATGATGCCTA TGTGGGCCCCTCCACCTCCAGGGATGATGTTCCCTCCTCGTTTCCCTTCCGGCGgaccttctcttcctcctcactaCGGTCCCCCCATGCGGCACCCTCTGCCCGACGGCCACCCACATCGTCACATGGGTCCTCCTCAGCAGTCCCTCCCCTTCCCACCACACAGCCGGTCGCCAGAGGAGCACACACCCTCGCCCGAGGACGCCATTTGA